The proteins below are encoded in one region of Ostrea edulis chromosome 3, xbOstEdul1.1, whole genome shotgun sequence:
- the LOC130052555 gene encoding cell death abnormality protein 1-like gives MSMGIVNVFWLLSYLHPSVSDVVCGGVNGLECCSGFTGYVWNETVHNCTRCTLGFYGENCTSPCLFPHYGYRCGLQCSCNEDECHHQYGCKRSYGDCDPGAYGPYCELTCSYPGFGNECQMTCDCDKNKCNPTTGCLIDSSSTAAGPLAKTTTKVYPLDTVNENFNALDAENSSCVGKKNVSTMKAALEYAIIGLGVMCCVFVIFYIGLSVVFRRYIPKVKNRQGHERQTSL, from the exons ATGTCTATGGGAATTGTAAATGTATTTTGGTTATTGTCTTATTTACACCCAAGTGTCTCTGATGTAGTATGCGGAGG AGTCAATGGACTTGAATGCTGTAGTGGTTTTACTGGATATGTTTGGAACGAAACGGTTCACAATTGCACTA GGTGTACATTGGGGTTTTACGGAGAAAACTGTACTTCACCTTGCCTTTTTCCGCATTATGGCTATCGATGTGGCTTACAGTGCAGCTGTAATGAAGATGAATGCCATCATCAATATGGTTGTAAAAGAAGTTATGGAG ACTGTGATCCGGGAGCCTATGGTCCATACTGTGAATTAACATGTTCATATCCAGGATTTGGAAACGAGTGTCAAATGACATGTGATTGTGACAAGAATAAATGTAACCCGACTACAGGATGTCTAATTG ATTCGTCATCAACTGCCGCAGGTCCGTTAGCGAAAACAACAACTAAAGTTTATCCATTGGatacagtaaatgaaaatttta ATGCACTAGATGCAGAAAATAGCTCTTGTGTTGGAAAGAAGAATGTCTCCACTATGAAGGCAGCTTTGGAATATGCCATTATCGGACTTGGGGTTATGTGTTGCGTATTTGTGATCTTCTACATAGGACTGAGCGTTGTTTTTAGGAGATATATACCGAAAGTAAAGAATAGACAAGGACACGAAAGACAAACAAGTCTCTAA